The sequence ATTTCGATCCCACGCCTGCGGCGCCGCTGCCGGGCAATCCGGGTACGACGGTGGGCGAACAGCGCCGCATCGTGGCGCAGTTCGCGGCCGATCTGTGGGGCACGGTCCTGCAGAGCGATCAGCCGATCGGCATCGGTGCGCGCTTCACCCCGCTCGGCCCGAACGTGCTTGGCTCCGCCGGCGCGACGTTCGTGTTCTCCGACTTCCCCAACGCCGGCGTGCCCAACACCTGGTACAGCGCGGCGCTCGCCGAATCACTGTCGGGCCAGGACCTCACCGAAGGCGAGATCGAGATCGACTCGAACTTCAGCACCGACTTCGCCTTCTACTACGGCCTCGACGGCACCACCCCGGCCGGGCAGATCAGCCTGCTCGACGTGGTGATGCACGAGTTCGGCCATGGCCTGGGCTTCCAGAACTTCGAGAACGAAGCCGCCGGCACCTTCCTCGCCGGCAGGCAGGACATCTATTCGGTCTTCACCTTCGACAATTCGAACGGCCTGTTCTGGACGCAGATGACCGTGCCGCAGCGCCAGGCCTCGGCGCTGAACTACGGCAACGTGGTGTTCACCGGTGCGAGTGCGGTGGCGGGTGCGCCGCTGGTGCTCGGCCCGCGCACGGGCTTCCGCGTGATCGCACCGGCCGGCATTGCGGGTGAGTACAACTACGGCACCGCGAGCTTCGGCGCGCCGGTGACGTTGACGAACTTCAACGGCACCGTGGTTGTGGGCCTGGATCCGGCCATCCCCGGCACGAGCCCGACGACGACCGATGGTTGTTCGCCCTTCACCAATGCCGCGCAGGTCGCGGGCAACATCGCGATCGTCGATCGCGGCTCCTGCGGTTTCGCGGTGAAGGCAGCGAATGCGCAGGCCGCGGGCGCGGTCGGCGTGATCGTCGCCAACAACGCGCCGGCCAATCCACCGCCGGGCATGGGCGGTTCGGATCCGACCGTCACCATCCCGGCGATCAGCGTCACGCAGGCGGACGGCGCGTTGATCAAGGCCAACACGCCGGCGCAGGTGGGCTTCGTCGTCGATCCGTCGCACCTGCAGGGCGCCGACAACGCCGGTCGTCCGCGGCTCTACATGCCGCAGCCGGTCGCGCCGGGTTCGTCGGGTTCGCACTACGACACGGCGATGTCGCCGAATGCGTTGATGGAACCTGCGATCAACGATTCGCTGAACGGTGCGCTCAACCTCGACATCACGCCGAACCTGCTGAAGGACACGGGCTGGCACATCAACACCGGCTCCGCGATCATCAACGGCTGCAACACCGAGGTGAAGGTGGTCACCGACGCCGGCATCATCACCGGCGCCAACGTGGTCGCCACGAGCAACCTGATCGCCTCGACGTCGGCCAACAAGGACCAGTACATGGCGCGGATGCAGGCCTACAGCGACAACCTGGCCTCCCTGGGCCTGGTCAGCGGTCGCCAGGTCGGCAAGATCATGTCCTGCGCCGCCAAGATCGGCAAAACGCCCAAGCGCTGATCGCAACAGCTTGTTCCGCAAGTCGAATCGGCGCCCCAGGGCGCCGATTCTTTGTCCGGGCGTATCATGCGCGCCCATGAGCTACCCCTTCGTCCGCCTGCGGCGCATGCGCCGACACGAGTTCTCGCGCCGCCTGATGCGCGAGCATGTCCTCACCGCGAACGACCTGATCTATCCGGTCTTCGTGCATGAACTGAAAGGCCGCGCCGCGGTCGCCTCGATGCCGGGCATCGAGCGCGTGTCGATCGATGAGTTGCTGCGCGTCGCCGAAGAGGCGCATTCGCTGCGCATTCCCGCGCTCGCGCTGTTCCCCGTCACCGCACCGGAAGCGAAGTCGCTCACCGCGCACGCGGCATGGGACGATGACGGGCTCGTGCAGCGCGCCGTGCGTGCGCTCAAGGAACGTTTCCCCGAACTTGGCGTCATCACCGACGTCGCGCTCGATCCGTACACGTCGCATGGGCAGGACGGCTTGGTCGACGAGAGCGGTTACGTCGTCAACGACGCCACCGTCGAAGCACTCGTGAAGCAGGC comes from Lysobacter sp. KIS68-7 and encodes:
- a CDS encoding PA domain-containing protein: MNKNLLALSVAIGTAFCGMASATDIVPVYADAAGTGYFDPTPAAPLPGNPGTTVGEQRRIVAQFAADLWGTVLQSDQPIGIGARFTPLGPNVLGSAGATFVFSDFPNAGVPNTWYSAALAESLSGQDLTEGEIEIDSNFSTDFAFYYGLDGTTPAGQISLLDVVMHEFGHGLGFQNFENEAAGTFLAGRQDIYSVFTFDNSNGLFWTQMTVPQRQASALNYGNVVFTGASAVAGAPLVLGPRTGFRVIAPAGIAGEYNYGTASFGAPVTLTNFNGTVVVGLDPAIPGTSPTTTDGCSPFTNAAQVAGNIAIVDRGSCGFAVKAANAQAAGAVGVIVANNAPANPPPGMGGSDPTVTIPAISVTQADGALIKANTPAQVGFVVDPSHLQGADNAGRPRLYMPQPVAPGSSGSHYDTAMSPNALMEPAINDSLNGALNLDITPNLLKDTGWHINTGSAIINGCNTEVKVVTDAGIITGANVVATSNLIASTSANKDQYMARMQAYSDNLASLGLVSGRQVGKIMSCAAKIGKTPKR